One stretch of Lacimicrobium alkaliphilum DNA includes these proteins:
- a CDS encoding serine/threonine-protein kinase, with translation MNSDLVTGGGVSLLGEHDVSESELTQVGDIYGAYRAEELISETRLSRVFLASRIDGLYEQTAILKILHPQLTLFHAEAFRNEWSILARLSHPHIAQIINAGVSAGGAPYMVMEYVDGQPLHHYLNRKKMGVKERLLLFQQVLDAVAYAHRNLCVHQDLKPSNILVTAEGQVKLLDFGIASLLSRESGDATYQPFVGYTPRYASPEQLRGEKSGVSVDIWQLGILLLEAVLAIDSKNIDLQRLRDGTVDSVRSLLLCDLGMSQWRRCAIRTKESPRRIIRYLNSELIWIIDRCLCSEPTARYLSVESLIADIEAFLSQHPVRAFPSSGLGYRTKKWLARNKSAILAVFMVMSGVAATTLWYINALKTYNQQLILERSRANELSRFLIDLIETIGVGTIAKHPEATEELLAKAEAFLAHQGNRNQSTQAELLSILGNIYVSIGLKETGIQQLETALRQQQNLKHEDPLMKAKILRNLANGYSFVGDFTRADKYILDSIAALHPLPGDEAASQLVSSYLAHSLIKIAQGQYENAVVMVEKAKQIFDNKVQPDQELQHQLFYQLAFAYHYNARFSEAEPYYRQVYEFFLQHYGAGNLETAELVVDYGYLLAQQGKFHTARNLVNEMLLQIQQNLYPDTTVKAKLLGLSGYIYYELKDFANAYKRFNQAYILNRKLLGSEHRFTLGDLSRSAGAKIGLGHLDEARIMLAEVAQGYARTLPQEHPRYAGLYVNLGLLALAEGDSQMAISRFTRALSLRRNVYEEGHPLISNIKRHLGKAHWLAGDSQQASVYLQESYSALAVVPGEHHPYAEEIRELLKRIEEKAQNINRL, from the coding sequence ATGAATAGTGATTTGGTAACAGGGGGCGGCGTGTCCCTGCTCGGGGAGCATGACGTTTCGGAGAGTGAACTCACTCAGGTCGGTGATATTTATGGTGCATATCGCGCAGAGGAACTGATATCCGAAACCAGGCTGTCGAGAGTGTTTCTGGCAAGCCGTATCGACGGACTCTATGAACAAACGGCTATTCTTAAGATTTTACATCCGCAGCTAACCTTATTTCACGCAGAAGCCTTTCGTAACGAATGGTCGATACTGGCCAGGCTCAGTCACCCTCATATTGCTCAAATCATTAATGCTGGCGTCAGTGCCGGTGGCGCTCCTTACATGGTGATGGAGTACGTGGATGGTCAGCCGTTGCACCACTATCTCAATCGCAAAAAGATGGGGGTCAAGGAGCGTTTGCTCTTGTTCCAACAGGTGCTCGATGCCGTGGCTTATGCCCATCGTAATCTGTGTGTGCATCAGGATTTGAAACCTTCCAATATTCTGGTAACCGCAGAGGGGCAGGTTAAGTTGCTGGATTTTGGTATCGCCAGTTTACTCAGCCGTGAAAGCGGTGATGCAACCTATCAGCCTTTTGTGGGATATACGCCCCGATATGCCAGCCCTGAACAGTTGCGTGGTGAGAAAAGCGGAGTATCGGTGGATATATGGCAACTTGGAATTTTGTTGCTTGAGGCCGTGCTGGCAATTGACAGCAAAAATATAGATTTGCAGAGGCTGCGTGATGGCACAGTGGATTCGGTGCGCAGTCTGCTGCTCTGTGATTTAGGCATGAGTCAGTGGAGACGCTGTGCAATACGTACTAAAGAATCACCCCGGCGGATTATTCGATATCTGAATTCAGAGCTCATCTGGATCATCGACAGATGTTTATGTAGCGAGCCAACGGCTCGCTATCTGTCAGTAGAGTCCCTGATTGCGGATATTGAGGCGTTTCTAAGCCAGCATCCTGTCAGAGCCTTTCCCTCTTCAGGCCTGGGCTATCGAACCAAAAAGTGGTTGGCACGGAATAAAAGTGCCATTTTAGCCGTTTTTATGGTCATGAGCGGTGTTGCGGCCACTACTCTGTGGTATATCAATGCGCTAAAAACGTACAACCAGCAATTGATCCTTGAGCGCAGCCGGGCCAACGAGCTTTCACGTTTTCTGATTGATTTAATCGAGACGATTGGCGTCGGTACAATCGCCAAACATCCGGAGGCAACGGAAGAATTACTGGCTAAAGCCGAAGCATTCCTGGCACATCAGGGCAATCGCAATCAAAGTACCCAGGCCGAGTTGTTGTCCATATTAGGGAATATTTATGTTTCTATTGGTCTTAAGGAAACGGGCATCCAGCAACTTGAGACAGCGTTGCGTCAACAACAGAATCTGAAACATGAGGACCCTTTGATGAAGGCCAAGATTCTGCGGAATCTGGCAAATGGCTATAGTTTTGTGGGTGATTTTACCCGGGCGGATAAATATATTCTGGATTCCATCGCTGCTCTGCACCCTTTGCCGGGCGATGAAGCTGCATCGCAACTGGTCAGTTCATATTTGGCTCATTCGTTGATCAAAATAGCCCAGGGCCAATATGAGAATGCAGTAGTCATGGTTGAAAAGGCAAAACAGATATTTGATAACAAGGTTCAGCCAGATCAGGAACTGCAGCACCAGCTGTTCTACCAACTGGCTTTTGCTTACCATTACAATGCCCGCTTTTCTGAAGCTGAACCTTATTATCGGCAGGTCTATGAGTTCTTTTTACAACATTATGGTGCAGGCAACCTGGAAACAGCTGAACTGGTTGTGGATTACGGGTACCTACTTGCGCAACAGGGTAAGTTTCACACAGCCCGTAATCTGGTCAATGAAATGTTGTTGCAGATCCAGCAAAACTTATACCCGGATACAACAGTGAAAGCTAAATTGTTGGGGCTGAGCGGGTATATCTACTACGAACTGAAAGACTTTGCCAATGCCTATAAAAGATTTAATCAGGCCTATATATTGAATCGCAAACTTTTAGGCAGTGAGCACCGCTTTACACTTGGAGATCTCTCCCGCTCTGCGGGCGCTAAGATAGGTTTGGGGCACCTGGATGAGGCCAGGATAATGCTGGCTGAAGTGGCTCAGGGCTACGCCCGGACTTTGCCGCAAGAGCATCCCCGCTATGCCGGGCTCTATGTCAATCTGGGGCTGTTGGCTTTGGCTGAAGGAGATAGCCAGATGGCCATTTCGCGATTTACCCGGGCGCTCTCTTTACGGCGCAATGTTTATGAGGAGGGGCACCCTTTGATTTCCAATATTAAAAGACATTTGGGCAAGGCCCACTGGCTGGCGGGAGACTCACAGCAGGCATCGGTATACCTGCAAGAGAGTTACAGTGCTCTGGCAGTGGTACCAGGGGAACATCATCCATACGCCGAAGAGATCAGAGAGCTGTTGAAGAGGATCGAAGAAAAGGCCCAGAATATAAATAGGTTGTAA
- a CDS encoding TonB-dependent siderophore receptor — protein MKYLSLSSLALAVLASSPTMAQQQPDKVPDSDLRSIETLVITSSRNTGYLAQDAKVASKLNLSIQQTPQSISVFSREQMNDFALDNVNDVLGNVTGVNVEQVETDRTYFKARGFDITNFQIDGLGLPLINGNAHGDMDTAIYERIEVVRGANGLMAGSGNPSATINLVRKRPTEDFQANVTGSYGSWSNARLEGDVSGRIGDNTRGRLVIARQDKESYLDRYELEKDVIYGVLDFQLGDDSLLTLGHSSHTSDAKGNLWGALTLYYGDGSPTNFDASTSTSASWSNWQVEEQRSFADLTHSFSSNWSLRVSYSRNRTDEDSLLFYTYLGDAATGLDPQTGLGLVGYGSEYDLDDEQDLLDIYTSGEFTAFGRHHEVVFGASWAELSYQDKSLYDFHTGNGFPLLPAMQNWDGNTPLPEFTDGLTGSDVTDTQKAWYLAARFNLNENINLITGLRHNDWQTKGESYGLDETRDDSQSIPYLGLIYDINEQLTAYASYTETFVAQREKDRNFERLGPLTGEAREIGIKSQLFNGNALLTLAWFDIEQVNLAVFDTTIENPNTGVPEDVYKGAEGISSQGFEVELAGEVLPGLQASIGLTSFDIDGDDQVEAYTPEKSLRLATTYRLPMLEKLRVGASVQWQDDIYRSQGIVSGLYVNAGEEIITRQDAYALVNLMASYEINQNLSLNLNINNLTDETYLNSLYWAQGYYGAPRNVMASVSWSL, from the coding sequence ATGAAATATCTCTCTCTTTCCTCTTTAGCCCTGGCCGTCCTGGCTTCCTCACCAACGATGGCTCAGCAACAACCTGATAAGGTCCCTGATTCGGATCTCCGGTCTATCGAAACCCTGGTAATTACCAGTAGTCGCAACACAGGCTATCTTGCACAAGATGCAAAGGTTGCCAGTAAACTTAACCTGAGTATTCAGCAAACGCCCCAGTCCATCAGTGTGTTCAGCCGCGAGCAAATGAATGACTTTGCGCTGGATAATGTCAATGACGTGTTAGGTAATGTCACCGGCGTCAATGTGGAGCAGGTAGAAACCGACCGTACTTACTTCAAAGCCAGGGGATTTGATATCACCAACTTTCAGATCGATGGCCTTGGATTGCCACTGATCAACGGCAATGCCCACGGTGATATGGATACCGCCATCTACGAACGCATTGAGGTCGTCAGAGGCGCCAATGGCCTGATGGCAGGTTCGGGGAACCCATCAGCCACTATCAACCTGGTGCGAAAACGCCCCACAGAGGATTTTCAGGCCAATGTTACCGGCAGCTATGGCTCCTGGAGCAATGCGCGCCTGGAAGGAGATGTATCAGGCCGTATTGGCGACAATACCAGAGGCCGTTTGGTGATTGCCAGACAGGATAAAGAATCCTACCTGGACAGGTATGAGCTGGAAAAAGACGTCATCTATGGCGTGCTCGATTTCCAGCTTGGCGATGACAGCTTGCTGACTTTGGGCCATAGCAGTCATACCAGCGATGCAAAAGGCAACCTCTGGGGTGCCCTGACGCTCTATTATGGTGATGGCAGCCCCACCAACTTTGACGCTTCCACCAGCACTTCAGCCAGTTGGTCCAACTGGCAGGTTGAAGAACAGCGCAGCTTTGCCGACCTGACTCACAGTTTCAGCAGTAACTGGTCGTTACGCGTCAGTTATAGCCGTAACCGCACCGATGAAGACAGCCTGCTGTTCTATACCTACCTGGGTGATGCCGCCACAGGGTTGGATCCACAAACGGGTCTTGGCCTGGTGGGATACGGCAGTGAATATGATCTGGACGATGAGCAGGACCTGTTGGATATTTACACCAGCGGCGAATTTACCGCCTTTGGACGCCATCATGAAGTGGTATTCGGTGCCAGCTGGGCCGAGCTGAGTTATCAGGATAAATCACTGTATGACTTTCACACAGGGAATGGCTTTCCTCTACTACCCGCCATGCAGAACTGGGACGGTAACACCCCACTACCGGAGTTTACCGATGGCCTGACCGGCAGTGATGTCACCGATACGCAAAAAGCCTGGTATCTGGCGGCCCGCTTTAACTTAAATGAAAATATCAATCTTATTACCGGCCTGCGCCATAATGACTGGCAGACAAAAGGCGAATCTTACGGGCTGGATGAAACCCGTGATGACAGTCAGAGTATTCCCTACCTGGGTCTGATCTATGATATTAACGAACAGCTCACCGCCTACGCCAGTTACACCGAGACCTTTGTGGCACAAAGGGAAAAAGATCGTAACTTCGAACGTCTGGGCCCGCTGACCGGTGAGGCCAGAGAAATCGGTATCAAATCCCAGCTGTTTAATGGCAATGCATTACTGACTCTGGCCTGGTTCGATATCGAACAGGTTAACCTGGCCGTCTTTGATACTACCATTGAAAACCCCAACACCGGGGTACCGGAAGATGTGTACAAGGGTGCCGAGGGCATTAGCAGCCAGGGCTTTGAGGTGGAGCTGGCTGGTGAGGTACTGCCCGGCCTGCAAGCCAGTATCGGCCTGACCAGTTTCGATATCGACGGCGATGATCAGGTCGAAGCTTACACACCAGAGAAAAGCCTCAGGCTGGCAACCACGTATCGTTTGCCGATGCTGGAAAAACTGCGTGTCGGTGCCAGTGTGCAGTGGCAGGACGATATCTACCGCTCTCAGGGCATAGTGTCAGGGCTTTATGTCAATGCGGGAGAGGAGATCATCACCCGACAGGATGCTTACGCATTGGTAAACCTGATGGCCAGCTATGAGATTAATCAGAATCTTTCGCTGAACCTCAACATCAACAACCTGACTGATGAAACGTACCTTAACAGCCTGTACTGGGCACAGGGGTATTACGGTGCACCGCGCAATGTGATGGCTTCCGTTAGCTGGAGCCTGTAA